A single genomic interval of Zonotrichia albicollis isolate bZonAlb1 chromosome 33, bZonAlb1.hap1, whole genome shotgun sequence harbors:
- the HDAC7 gene encoding histone deacetylase 7 isoform X2: MQGQSQAAVSPCPSPRVPQAVPMDLRIGQRLLKPQDTALLALKQQQLQHQLFLASLHQQQVEQLAHQHVRVAMESPHHEAEPGQQEQELRQILNKDKSKRSAVASTVVKQKLAEVILKKQQAALERTSNAPTAALPYRSLEPLEPEGPSPAMLSTFLSPVPSTSLDTPEHFPLRKTASEPNLKVRCKPRKCLERRKNPLTRKESAPPSLKRRPPDAIDSSPSSSSTPVSGCSSPNDSLPAEHATLPAAPGGAHETPLAQRLLMQESSLAQFALQSAASLPAITLGLPATTGTRGDAERRALPSLAHRVPVLNGPVLPGSHPPVFIPASLEQHEAGSALSPRLQPVIILEPSVTHAPLVAVPGLGAVPFSFAPSLVPAERLALPGQHKPLGRTRSEPLPPSPRAVQQHLLFQQHHAHFLERLKQQTHLGKRMAKSSEKPRLRQIPSSEDMEAEGTLPEAAAEPAEPGRARVEPARPGSSGKEPERTQKMGQPQEELVLQQALLWDSFQRVQQQLLKRQPLADPPVLPPGHRPLSRAQSSPATATVSLPAQDTKALALPVQEQPPKPHFTTGLVYDSVMLKHQCSCGDNSNHPEHAGRIQSIWSRLQERGLRSRCECLRGRKATLEELQCVHSERHVLLYGTNPLNRLKLDNGKLAGILSQRTFVMLPCGGVGVDSDTIWNELHSSNAARWAAGSVTELAFKVATRELKNGFAVVRPPGHHADPSTAMGFCFFNSVAIAARQLQQKGKLSKILIVDWDVHHGNGTQQIFYRDPEVLYISLHRHDDGNFFPGSGAADEVGAGPGEGFNVNVAWAGGLDPPMGDPEYLAAFRTVVMPIAHEFCPDVVLVSAGFDAAEGHPPPLGGYKVSAKCFGYMTKQLMSLAGGAVVLALEGGHDLTAICDASEACVSALLGHEPEPLPEDSLRQKPNANAVRSLEAVIQVQSRYWVAVQRFASKLGCSFLEAQHHEADEVETVTALASLSVAVMVEKRAQEEPMEQEEPMNQ, from the exons gtgGCCATGGAGTCCCCTCACCACGAGGCTGAGccgggccagcaggagcaggagctgcgcCAGATCCTCAACAAGGACAAGAGCAAGAGGA GTGCCGTGGCCAGCACGGTGGTGAAGCAGAAGTTGGCTGAGGTCATCCTGAAGAAGCAGCAGGCGGCTCTGGAGAGGACCAGCAACGcccccactgcagccctgccctacAG GTCTCTGGAGCCCCTGGAGCCCGAGGGTCCCTCCCCTGCCATGCTCAGCACGTTCCTGTCCCCCGTGCCCAGCACTTCTCTGGACACCCCCGAGCACTTCCCGCTGCGGAAAACAG cGTCCGAGCCCAACCTGAAGGTTCGGTGCAAGCCCAGGAAGTGCCTGGAGCGGCGCAAGAACCCCCTGACCCGCAAGGAGAGCGCCCCCCCCTCGCTCAAGAGGCGCCCGCCCGACGCCATCG ACTcgtcccccagcagcagcagcacccccgTGTCGGGCTGCAGCTCTCCCAACGACAGCCTGCCCGCCGAGCACGCCACGCTGCCCGCTGCCCCTGGCGGGGCCCACGAG ACGCCGCTGGCGCAGCGGCTGCTGATGCAGGAGAGCTCCCTGGCGCAGTTTGCCCTGCAGAGCGCAGCCTCCCTGCCGGCCATCACCCTGGGGCTGCCGGCCACCACCGGCACCAGG ggtgACGCTGAGCGCCGGgcgctgcccagcctggctcaccGGGTCCCGGTGCTCAATGGCCCGGTGCTCCCGGGCTCGCACCCGCCCGTCTTCATCCCggccagcctggagcagcacgAGGCCGGCAGCGCCCTGTCCCCCCGGCTGCAGCCCGTCATCATCCTCGAGCCCTCGGTCACCCACGCGCCGCTGGTGGCGG tgccaggcctGGGGGCCGTGCCCTTCTCCTTCGCCCCGTCGCTGGTGCCCGCGGAGCGCCTGGCACTGCCCGGGCAGCACAAACCGCTGGGCAGGACCCGCTCGGAGCCGCTGCcgcccagccccagggccgtgcagcagcacctgctctTCCAGCAGCACCACGCCCACTTCCTCGAGAGGCTCAAGCAGCAAACGCACCTGGGCAAG CGCATGGCCAAGTCCAGCGAGAAGCCCCGGCTGCGGCAGATCCCGTCCTCGGAGGACATGGAGGCCGAGGGGACCCTCCCGGAGGCGGCGGCCGAGCCTGCGGAGCCCGGCAGGGCCCGGGTggagccggcccggcccggcagcagcggcaaGGAGCCCGAGAGGACGCAGAagatggggcagccccaggaggagctggtCCTGCAGCAG gccctgctgtgggactccttccagcgggtgcagcagcagctcctcaagcGCCAGCCCCTGGCCGACCCCCCCGTGCTGCCCCCCGGCCACCGGCCCCTGTCCCGGGCTCAGTCGTCCCCGGCCACGGCCACcgtgtccctccctgcccaggacacCAAGGCACTGGCCCTGCCCGTGCAGGAGCAGCCGCCCAAGCCACACTTCACCACAG ggctggtttATGACTCGGTGATGCTGAAGCACCAGTGCTCCTGTGGGGACAACAGCAACCACCCCGAGCACGCGGGCAGGATCCAGAGCATCTGGTCCCGGCTGCAGGAGCGGGGCCTGCGCAGCCGCTGCgag tgccTGCGGGGCCGCAAGGCCaccctggaggagctgcagtgcGTGCACAGCGAGCGCCACGTGCTGCTCTACGGCACCAACCCCCTGAACCGCCTCAAACTGGACAACGGCAAGCTGGCAG GGATCCTGTCCCAGAGGACGTTTGTGATGCTGCCCTGTGGAGGGGTGGGG GTGGACAGTGACACCATCTGGAACGAGCTGCACTCGTCCAACGCCGCGCGCTGGGCCGCGGGCAGCGTCACCGAGCTGGCCTTCAAGGTGGCCACCAGGGAGCTGAAG AACGGCTTTGCCGTGGTGCGGCCGCCCGGACACCACGCGGATCCATCCACGGCCAT GGGATTCTGCTTCTTCAACTCGGTGGCCATCgctgccaggcagctgcagcagaagggGAAGCTCAGCAAGATCCTCATCGTGGACTGG GACGTTCACCACGGCAACGGGACCCAGCAGATTTTCTACAGGGACCCCGAGGTTCTCTACATCTCCCTGCACCGCCACGACGACGGCAACTTCTTCCCGGGCAGCGGGGCCGCCGACGAg GTGGGCGCTGGCCCCGGCGAGGGCTTCAACGTCAACGTGGCCTGGGCTGGGGGGCTCGACCCCCCCATGGGGGACCCCGAGTACCTGGCTGCCTTCAG GACCGTGGTGATGCCCATTGCCCACGAGTTCTGCCCCGACGTGGTGCTGGTGTCGGCCGGATTCGACGCAGCCGAGGGGCACCCGCCCCCCCTGGGGGGCTACAAAGTCTCTGCCAAGT GTTTTGGCTACATGACCAAGCAGCTGATGAGCCTGGCGGGGGGGGCCGTGGTGCTGGCTCTGGAGGGGGGGCACGACCTCACGGCCATTTGTGACGCGTCCGAGGCCTGCGTGTCCGCCCTGCTGGGCCACGAG CCGGAGCCGCTCCCCGAGGACAGCCTGAGGCAGAAACCCAACGCCAACGCCGTGCGCTCCCTGGAGGCCGTGATCCAGGTCCAGA GCAGATACTGGGTGGCTGTGCAGCGCTTCGCCTCCAAGCTGGGCTGCTCCTTCCTCGAGGCTCAGCACCACGAGGCCGACGAGGTGGAGACGGTCACGGCCCTGGCATCGCTCTCGGTGGCCGTGATGGTGGAGAAGAG ggcacaggaggagcccatggagcaggaggagcccaTGAACCAGTGA